A genomic stretch from Chromatiales bacterium includes:
- a CDS encoding NAD(P)/FAD-dependent oxidoreductase, producing the protein MERFDVVVIGLGPGGASAARTAAEAGLRVLGIDKNKAVGVPVQCAEFIPLPMGAYAQAEGVFSQKIVGMKSFLPSGDRHDSDFPGMMIERDKFDQAIAARAEAAGAQFWMASRIVGLDTAARTVTVRRGDDEIEVGYEVLVAADGPHSPVAKLMGLPPLEIVQTRQYTVPLLKPYEDTDIWLSDEYPGGYAWLFPKGDVANLGLGADREFEADLKVPLDRLHQQLVAAGLLGEDILYRTGGAIPVGGLREHLVEGRVLFIGDAAGLTHPITGAGIAAAVVSGELAGKAAAAFLRDGDEEAFEDYEEDVRDQYESSVERAVERRQYLRQYWRTEKANTDAVQRKGWVAFDEYFSRDASQGAAV; encoded by the coding sequence ATGGAGCGCTTCGACGTCGTCGTCATCGGTCTGGGCCCGGGTGGGGCGAGTGCCGCCCGCACGGCCGCCGAGGCCGGCCTGCGCGTGCTCGGTATCGACAAGAACAAGGCCGTCGGCGTGCCCGTGCAGTGCGCCGAGTTCATTCCGCTGCCCATGGGTGCCTATGCCCAGGCCGAGGGGGTGTTCAGCCAGAAGATCGTCGGCATGAAGAGCTTTCTGCCATCCGGCGACCGGCACGACTCCGATTTCCCGGGGATGATGATCGAGCGCGACAAGTTCGACCAGGCCATCGCCGCACGGGCCGAAGCGGCTGGCGCGCAGTTCTGGATGGCCTCGCGCATCGTCGGCCTGGACACCGCGGCGCGTACCGTGACCGTGCGCCGGGGGGATGACGAGATCGAGGTGGGTTACGAGGTCCTGGTGGCCGCCGATGGCCCGCATTCGCCGGTGGCAAAACTCATGGGCCTGCCGCCGCTCGAGATCGTGCAGACACGCCAGTACACCGTGCCGCTGCTCAAGCCCTACGAGGACACCGACATCTGGCTGTCGGACGAGTATCCGGGTGGTTATGCCTGGCTGTTCCCCAAGGGCGACGTGGCCAACCTCGGGCTGGGGGCGGATCGTGAATTCGAGGCCGATCTCAAGGTCCCGCTGGACCGGCTGCACCAGCAGCTGGTGGCGGCCGGTCTGCTGGGCGAAGACATCCTCTACCGCACGGGCGGGGCGATCCCCGTGGGCGGTTTGCGGGAGCACCTGGTGGAGGGTAGAGTCCTCTTCATCGGTGATGCCGCCGGGCTTACGCATCCGATCACCGGCGCCGGCATCGCCGCCGCGGTGGTCTCGGGGGAGCTCGCCGGCAAGGCCGCCGCCGCCTTCCTCAGGGATGGTGACGAGGAGGCCTTCGAGGATTACGAGGAAGACGTGCGCGACCAGTACGAATCCTCGGTCGAGCGTGCCGTCGAGCGGCGCCAGTACCTCAGGCAGTACTGGCGTACGGAAAAGGCCAACACGGACGCCGTCCAGCGCAAGGGCTGGGTGGCGTTCGACGAATATTTCAGCCGTGACGCCTCGCAAGGGGCGGCGGTCTAA
- a CDS encoding DsrE family protein, giving the protein MAYEEHYLDNDEKTVVFIMTSGPSTPNRCATPFYLGAIMASMDVDVHIFFTMEGVKLMQKGVADDLVAMEGGKKVIDFIRDAKRAGVVLHVCQPALPGYKIDEDTDIIEEADHVSRASVLADLLLTCDKVITF; this is encoded by the coding sequence ATGGCCTACGAAGAACATTATCTCGACAACGACGAGAAGACCGTCGTGTTCATCATGACCAGTGGTCCGAGTACGCCGAACCGCTGCGCGACGCCTTTCTATCTCGGTGCCATCATGGCCTCGATGGATGTGGACGTGCATATCTTTTTCACCATGGAAGGGGTGAAACTGATGCAAAAAGGCGTGGCGGATGACCTGGTCGCAATGGAAGGTGGCAAGAAAGTCATTGATTTTATTAGAGATGCCAAGCGTGCCGGTGTCGTCCTGCATGTTTGCCAGCCTGCATTGCCAGGGTATAAAATCGACGAGGACACGGACATCATCGAGGAGGCAGATCACGTCTCCCGTGCCAGTGTTCTGGCCGATCTGCTTCTGACGTGTGACAAGGTGATCACGTTTTGA
- a CDS encoding radical SAM protein — MSDWYDLIQHVEPLEDLPLDSGLIRSFESDWASLDANAIPPVNFYTPTFKAYQTSELSDCGKSAWPAVSITGGDCKLQCDHCKAKILEPMIPARSPEDLWRVVNGIVEDGGQGMLLTGGSNHQNHVEYDDYYSTIRRIKDEFPDFKIAMHTALVTEDIAMSMEQSGIDAAMMDVIGSQDTITQVYHLRRTVDDFEATLEHLVNTKMKVVPHIVIGLHYGRLLGEWNALEMISRHLPDAVVLVVVMPFYAPESRPFETPDTSAVGRFFMDARQALPSTPLLLGCARPPGKAKMQIDAYAVMAGLNGLAHPSDGMVELAARLERRVKVTPACCSIAVGDEVMALENLDAGLEIDINAIIESERERRRAAKLAAKGLGGIRIVTENAPAAGGCCSA; from the coding sequence ATGAGTGACTGGTACGATCTCATCCAGCATGTCGAGCCGCTGGAAGACCTGCCGCTCGATTCGGGCCTGATTCGTTCGTTCGAATCCGACTGGGCGTCGCTCGATGCGAATGCCATTCCTCCCGTTAATTTCTATACCCCGACGTTCAAGGCCTATCAGACTTCCGAGCTGAGCGACTGTGGCAAGAGCGCATGGCCGGCCGTGTCGATCACGGGCGGTGACTGCAAGCTGCAGTGCGACCATTGCAAGGCCAAGATTCTCGAACCGATGATTCCTGCCCGTTCCCCCGAAGATCTGTGGCGCGTGGTCAACGGGATCGTCGAGGATGGTGGTCAGGGCATGCTGCTGACCGGCGGCTCCAACCATCAGAACCATGTCGAGTACGACGACTACTACTCGACCATTCGTCGTATCAAGGACGAATTTCCCGATTTCAAGATCGCGATGCACACCGCACTGGTGACCGAAGACATCGCGATGAGCATGGAACAGTCCGGTATCGATGCGGCCATGATGGACGTGATCGGTTCCCAGGACACCATCACGCAGGTCTATCACCTGCGTCGTACCGTGGATGACTTCGAGGCCACCCTCGAGCATCTCGTCAATACCAAGATGAAGGTCGTCCCGCATATCGTGATCGGCCTGCATTACGGGCGCCTGCTGGGCGAGTGGAATGCACTGGAAATGATCTCCCGCCACCTGCCGGATGCGGTGGTGCTGGTCGTGGTCATGCCCTTCTACGCCCCCGAGAGCCGCCCCTTCGAGACACCCGACACCTCCGCCGTCGGCCGTTTCTTCATGGATGCCCGCCAGGCGCTGCCGAGCACCCCGCTGCTGCTGGGCTGTGCGCGCCCGCCGGGCAAGGCCAAGATGCAGATCGACGCCTACGCGGTGATGGCCGGCCTCAACGGCCTGGCCCACCCCTCCGATGGCATGGTCGAACTGGCCGCCCGCCTCGAGCGCCGCGTGAAGGTCACGCCGGCCTGCTGCTCGATCGCCGTGGGCGACGAGGTCATGGCGCTGGAAAACCTCGACGCCGGCCTCGAGATCGACATCAACGCGATCATCGAGTCCGAGCGCGAGCGCCGGCGCGCCGCCAAGCTTGCCGCCAAGGGTCTCGGCGGTATCCGCATCGTCACCGAAAACGCACCTGCCGCGGGCGGCTGCTGCAGCGCATGA
- a CDS encoding glycine cleavage system protein H: MDCNGCEFHPELFYDDEFQIWVRREDDDSLTVGMTDISQTIAGKILHVRVRRPGTMRPPGKPVATIESGKWAGPIPNFIECEIVEGNAEVLENPVLLNSDPYNAWIARVNATGGVDKALEVFLTGEEARKGYCERATREDIHCQRKVR, encoded by the coding sequence ATGGATTGTAACGGTTGCGAATTCCACCCCGAGTTGTTTTACGACGACGAGTTCCAGATCTGGGTCCGTCGTGAGGATGACGACTCGCTGACTGTCGGCATGACGGACATCTCACAGACCATTGCGGGCAAGATCCTGCACGTGCGTGTGCGTCGTCCGGGTACCATGCGCCCGCCGGGCAAGCCGGTGGCCACCATCGAGAGCGGCAAGTGGGCCGGTCCGATCCCGAATTTCATCGAATGCGAGATCGTGGAAGGCAATGCCGAGGTGCTCGAGAACCCCGTGCTGCTCAACAGTGATCCGTACAACGCCTGGATCGCGCGTGTGAACGCGACCGGCGGTGTGGACAAGGCCCTGGAAGTCTTTCTGACGGGGGAAGAGGCACGCAAGGGTTATTGCGAGCGCGCCACGCGTGAAGACATTCACTGCCAGCGCAAGGTCCGGTAA
- a CDS encoding lipoate--protein ligase family protein, with protein MSGRNPTTWRLIDTGVRRAAENFALNRALLEGHQEGVSPHTLRFLSFKPSALLGFHQDVEQELNVDYCREQGIDIQRRVTGGGALYFDETQIGWELYLDKQTLGTADMSAIARRVCEAAARGISSLGVAAKYRPRNDIEVDGRKISGTGGAFDGDSILYQGTLLIDFDVEKMLRVLRIPAEKLSGKAIASARERVVNLKELLGDLPSVEAVEAAMAQAFADEFGVSFERAEDISAREQEIFAEALEEIDSEEWIYQHNRPVDTAPMVEGIYKSAGGLMRANVMLDPEKGRLKQLWLTGDFFIKPRRLVVDLEAALRNTKIDELDANLDAFFADYGAEMLQLTRDDFATVIRMAIDNAQNPNAQAASGAA; from the coding sequence ATGAGCGGGCGTAACCCCACAACATGGCGTCTGATCGATACCGGCGTGCGGCGCGCGGCGGAAAATTTCGCGCTCAACCGCGCCCTGCTCGAAGGGCACCAGGAGGGCGTCTCGCCGCACACGCTGCGCTTCCTCAGCTTCAAGCCCTCGGCGCTGCTCGGCTTTCACCAGGATGTCGAGCAGGAGCTCAATGTCGACTACTGCCGTGAGCAGGGCATCGACATCCAGCGACGCGTGACCGGCGGGGGGGCTCTGTACTTCGACGAGACCCAGATCGGTTGGGAGCTCTATCTCGACAAGCAGACCCTCGGTACGGCCGACATGTCGGCCATTGCCCGGCGCGTCTGCGAGGCGGCGGCACGCGGCATCAGCTCGCTGGGCGTGGCGGCCAAGTACCGCCCGCGCAACGACATCGAGGTGGACGGGCGCAAGATCTCCGGCACCGGTGGCGCCTTCGATGGCGACTCCATCCTGTACCAGGGTACGCTGCTCATCGATTTCGACGTGGAAAAGATGCTGCGCGTGCTGCGCATTCCGGCCGAGAAGCTCTCCGGCAAGGCGATCGCATCGGCGCGCGAGCGCGTGGTGAATCTGAAGGAGCTGTTGGGTGATCTGCCGAGCGTCGAGGCCGTCGAGGCGGCCATGGCGCAGGCCTTCGCCGATGAGTTCGGCGTCAGCTTCGAGCGTGCCGAGGATATCAGCGCGCGCGAGCAGGAGATCTTCGCAGAGGCCCTCGAGGAGATCGACTCCGAGGAGTGGATCTACCAGCACAATCGCCCGGTCGATACCGCGCCGATGGTGGAGGGGATCTACAAGTCCGCCGGTGGTCTGATGCGCGCCAACGTGATGCTGGACCCGGAGAAGGGGCGCCTGAAGCAGCTGTGGCTCACGGGTGACTTCTTCATCAAGCCGCGTCGCCTGGTGGTGGATCTGGAAGCTGCGCTGCGCAACACGAAGATCGACGAGCTCGACGCCAACCTGGATGCGTTCTTCGCCGACTACGGCGCGGAAATGCTGCAGCTCACGCGTGACGACTTCGCGACGGTGATCCGCATGGCGATCGACAACGCACAGAATCCGAACGCCCAGGCGGCGTCCGGCGCGGCCTGA
- the gcvH gene encoding glycine cleavage system protein GcvH, which translates to MGAVRGCNIPEDLLYNVDNNVWVRKEADGNVTVGLTSYACSLAGQIVSYTPKKVGKSVKADKSCATVESGKWVGPAKTPIGGDIVETNDKVAANPGLINEDPYGEGWLVKLSAENWDGDSASLKTGGDALAAFEAKMEADGFGGC; encoded by the coding sequence ATGGGCGCTGTACGCGGATGCAATATCCCGGAAGACCTGCTCTACAACGTCGATAACAACGTGTGGGTCCGTAAGGAAGCCGACGGTAACGTGACGGTTGGTCTGACCTCTTATGCCTGTTCGCTGGCTGGCCAGATCGTTTCCTACACCCCGAAGAAGGTCGGCAAGTCGGTGAAGGCCGACAAGTCCTGCGCCACTGTCGAATCCGGCAAGTGGGTGGGTCCGGCCAAGACCCCGATCGGTGGTGATATCGTCGAAACCAACGACAAGGTGGCTGCCAACCCGGGTCTGATCAACGAAGATCCCTATGGCGAAGGCTGGCTGGTCAAGCTGTCCGCCGAAAACTGGGACGGTGATTCCGCCTCCCTGAAGACCGGTGGTGACGCCCTGGCTGCCTTCGAAGCCAAGATGGAAGCCGACGGCTTCGGCGGCTGCTGA
- a CDS encoding radical SAM protein, whose translation MSASADTIVQPVNFYRPDYHIKTPEMRSPEYVQMSTAAAISLGLVPGNMHRTACTHCLNLLVTYPEGCRANCTYCGLARHREESRDYADRNFIRVDWPTARYDEVIEKVKAGHDKGQFERMCISMITHPNSDHDTMVLLKQWMKELSHIPVSILSNPTSMSYDDLVALRDEGADIFTVALDAVTPEIFERTRGKTVDSPHRWDKYWQAIEWAAEIFGPEKFGAHLIAGMGETEKEMMEVCQKIRDMGGHNHMFAFFPEQGSMMEDWPACPKDQWRRVQLGRFVIDYAGGHVNDMKFNEQGQIVDFGLDQQELEALINSGKPFQTSGCPGKSDEEVSACNRPYGDSSPTDILSFPFALNGKDVEFVKRQMAGENIGTFDHDSLDD comes from the coding sequence ATGAGCGCTAGCGCCGATACCATCGTCCAGCCGGTGAATTTCTACCGGCCGGATTATCACATCAAGACCCCGGAGATGCGTTCGCCGGAATACGTGCAGATGTCCACCGCCGCCGCGATCTCGCTGGGTCTGGTGCCGGGCAACATGCACCGTACCGCCTGCACGCACTGTCTCAACCTCCTGGTCACCTACCCGGAAGGCTGCCGTGCCAACTGCACCTACTGTGGTCTGGCCCGTCATCGCGAGGAATCGCGTGATTATGCCGACCGCAACTTCATCCGCGTCGACTGGCCGACCGCCCGTTACGACGAGGTGATCGAGAAGGTCAAGGCCGGTCACGACAAGGGTCAGTTCGAGCGCATGTGCATCTCCATGATCACGCATCCGAACTCCGATCACGACACCATGGTACTGCTCAAGCAGTGGATGAAGGAGTTGTCGCACATCCCGGTATCCATCCTCTCCAACCCGACCAGCATGAGCTACGACGACCTGGTCGCCCTGCGTGACGAAGGCGCCGACATCTTCACCGTTGCGCTGGATGCCGTCACCCCCGAGATCTTCGAGCGCACCCGCGGCAAGACCGTCGACTCCCCGCACCGCTGGGACAAGTACTGGCAGGCCATCGAGTGGGCCGCCGAGATCTTCGGCCCCGAGAAATTCGGTGCGCACCTGATCGCCGGCATGGGCGAGACGGAAAAGGAAATGATGGAGGTCTGCCAGAAGATCCGCGACATGGGTGGTCACAACCATATGTTCGCCTTCTTCCCCGAGCAGGGCTCCATGATGGAAGACTGGCCGGCCTGCCCGAAGGACCAGTGGCGCCGCGTGCAGCTGGGTCGTTTCGTCATCGACTACGCCGGTGGCCACGTCAACGACATGAAGTTCAACGAGCAGGGCCAGATCGTCGACTTCGGCCTGGACCAGCAGGAACTGGAAGCCCTCATCAACTCCGGCAAGCCGTTCCAGACCTCCGGCTGCCCCGGCAAGTCCGACGAGGAAGTCTCTGCCTGCAACCGCCCCTACGGCGACTCCAGCCCGACCGACATCCTCTCCTTCCCGTTCGCGCTGAACGGCAAGGACGTCGAATTCGTCAAGCGCCAGATGGCCGGCGAAAACATCGGCACCTTCGATCACGATAGCCTGGACGACTGA